The stretch of DNA GCGGCGTCACGACGCCATAGCCCGGCTCGAAGAACTCATCGCGTAGCGTGAAGGCGAGATCTTCGAACTCCAGCGCCGGGAAGCTCTCGTCGAGCATCCTGAGCTGCGCAACGGTGGTGGCGGCGAGCAGCCGGGCCGTCTGTTCGCTGGCGACCTCCGGTGGGGTGACGCGGATGGCCTCGACGCGCGTGCTCACGCCGCCGGCCGCAAAGCCGATCGCCAGACCGATCGTCGTGCCGAGCGTTCCGGCCGCCGCGTAGATGATGTCAGGCTGCACGAGGCGCAGGATCGCGGTCCGGGCCTGCTCGGCGACCTCGAGTGCGGCGTTCACGTAGCCGATCGACCCGAGAGCGTTGCTGCCGCCCATCGGGATGATGTAGGGCTCGATCCCGTCGCGAGTCGCAAGCTCGCGGATGGCAGCCACCGCAGCGCGTTTGCCGTCCCAGCCGTCGGTGAGATGCAGCACCGTGCCGAGACCCGCATGTGCGAGCAACGTCGCGGGCGCGTACGGTCCGAGCTCTTGCGGCGAGAGCACGACGTGCGGCTCGAGGCCCACTTGGCGGGCGTACACGGCCGTGGCGAGTGCATGGTTGCTGCCGTAGGCGCCAAACGTCAGAACCGTCTTGACGCCCTTGGCCAGCGCGTCGCCCAGCAGGAAGTCGAGCTTGCGCACCTTGTTTCCGCCGTACAGAGGGTTGGTGAGGT from Coriobacteriia bacterium encodes:
- a CDS encoding pyridoxal-phosphate dependent enzyme, whose product is MTQGPLALFERYPGTASLPLAGIAVLPTPIEWPEAQWFETEPIGPVWVKRDDLTNPLYGGNKVRKLDFLLGDALAKGVKTVLTFGAYGSNHALATAVYARQVGLEPHVVLSPQELGPYAPATLLAHAGLGTVLHLTDGWDGKRAAVAAIRELATRDGIEPYIIPMGGSNALGSIGYVNAALEVAEQARTAILRLVQPDIIYAAAGTLGTTIGLAIGFAAGGVSTRVEAIRVTPPEVASEQTARLLAATTVAQLRMLDESFPALEFEDLAFTLRDEFFEPGYGVVTPQTREALTLAEQAGIKLETTYTGKAFSAMLEDARAGRLRPDEQVLFWETYSSAPMPAPGPIEALPRVLRDYIAACEQEFGPTR